The Nitrospira sp. genome includes the window GGTGGGGAGACAATACTGGTGTGGCTCGAACAATATCGATCGGAAGTCACAAGAATTTGGATTCACACTGCCATCGCTTCATTTGGAGCGGCATGCCAACGCAACTGGAATCAAAATGTGATCGAGGAGCTACAGAAGGCTTTGCAGGATAGCAAGTATGTACACTGATCGTAGAGGTCGCCGAATACCTCTGTTGGTGATGGCGTTAGTTGTTATCCCTTGTGGCTGCAATTTGGCTCCATCACCAACGATCTCCACGCGCATCCTTGCTCAAACGCACAATATTTCTTCTCCCCAGTCAAATTTCTCGTTGATTCTGGCGACTCGCCCCTCTGATTGTCCCATTGAGATATCTGAACAGATGGCTGAAAAGGCCTTTCGACCCCTTGCTATTCTTGATGTCCATATCGAACAAACTAGATATCGATCCTCCAAACTTGAAGATGCCTTACCCCAGCTAAAGGCGATCGCCTGTCACGTTGGTGCCGATGCCGTTATGGATATTCGGCAATGGTCCCTCCAATTGAGCGACGAAGCCCATCTTTACCACGTACGTGGTCTTGCCATTCAGTATGAAAAAGAAACTAACACCAATAGATAGCCGCCTCAGCACAGTTTCATCCTGCAGCGCACGAGGGTGATTCTGGGCCCTCATTGCCCCCCTCCCGTTCAATGAGATATTCTGATGACCAGAATTGTGGTCATGATTGACGGAGAGGTCTGCCATGACAAAAATATTGTCGTTGTCGGAGGTCAAAACGCACCTGCCTGAATTGATAGCCGGGGTACAAGAACGCGAGGAGGAAGTCATTGTCACGAAGAGCGGCCGGCCGGCTGCCATGTTGATCAACGTCGATGAATATACCCGCCTCAAAGAGACCGTGGATGTCCTGAGCGATCCTGGACTCATGAGCCAGATTGCCGAGAGCCGGGCTTTTTACCAAACGAAACACAAAGGGCTCTCGTTTGAAGACGTGTTCGGCGAACCCCTCACGCCCGTCAAGAAGCGTCGCACGGGGTGACACCATTCAGCCCGGACACCCTCCGCATGTCCCAGAGGTGATCCCTACACTCCATCCCGATCTGACGCAACTGATCAAGTCAGCCATTCGTGCCATTGCCGCGAATCCCGAATGCGGTGAGCCGCTCCAACGGGAACTGGACGGGTTACGAAAATATCGCGTTCGGCGATTTCGCATCGTCTATGCCGTTGAGCAGAAAAGACGAGTCATCCGCTTGATGGCCGTTGGCCACCGTCGATATGTGTATGAAGAGCTGACCGACCAACTTCGTCGCAAGCTTCGGGAATAGCACTACGCCGGTTGCCCTCCTTACCCTCTCGCCCCTACCTCTTCTTACTGAGAACCCACAGGAAAGCGGTTTCTGATCTTTCGCGCACAAGTCCTTGTGCACGCTCCTGACATTGTGCCCTAATATCCTGAACCGCTTCTGAAAACAGAAAGGACTCCCCATGCCCAAGAAAATACTCGTGGTGCTGACGGCGACGGAAAAGTACCCGAATCTGAACCGGGCAACCGGCATCTGGCTTGGCGAGGCCGTGCACTTCGTGGAGAAGGTCGAACGGGCCGGATTTACTGTGGATTACGTGACTCCGTCAGGCGGATATACCCCGATCGATCCCCACAGCCTCGCCATGGCGGAACCGATTGACTGGGAGTGGTACCACAATCGCCAGTTCATGAACCGTCTCGGCGCAACGCTCAAACCGAGCGACGTGAACCCCGGTGACTATGCTGCAATCTATTTCGTAGGCGGGCATGGCGTACTCTGGGACTTTCCTGACAATGCCGATTTTCAGCAGCTCAGCCGCAAGATCTACGAGAACGGCGGAATCGTCTCATCGGTCTGCCACGGCGCCGTCGGCTTATTGAACATCACCCTGTCGGACGGAACGCTGCTGATTAAAGGCAAACAGGTCACCGGATTCTCGGATGAGGAAGAACGCCTGGCCCAACTCGATCAATACGTGCCGTTCATGACCGAGACGGAACTGAAGAAACGAGGCGCCGCCTACAGAAAGGCGGAGAAGCCCTGGGAAGCATTCGCCATCGCAGATCGTCGCGTGATCACGGGACAGAACCCTGCCTCCGGCGGCGCCGTGGCCGACCTGGTCATCAAGGCCCTGAAGGGCTGATCGCAACCAGACCACACCATAGGCAGGTGTCGTCAGACCTGCGCGATCACGAATTCCCCGCCCAGCCCAGCGATTCACTCTGTCAGGTCCCCGCGTCGAGATTCGGCAAAATCATGTTACAGTGGGAACTGCGGAGTGATTGGAGGGGATGATGCTACGACGACTATCTGCGGTCCTGCTCTGCTGCGCGGGTCTGACTGCATGCGGAGAAAGCGGTGACAGCACCGGCTCCGGCCTCAAGCCGGTGGGAGAATGGGCGAAGATCGGCGAGACGGACAACTACGTGTATTACGCCGACTACGCCAGCATCAAGAAAGCCGACGAGACCGTCGTGATGCTGGACCTGTTCGATTACAAGAGCGCACAGACAGAGGGTGGAGGCGCACCCGCTCTTTCCAAAGCCACACAACGCGAATACGACTGCCAGAACAAGAAAAGCCAGTCGCTCAAGTCAAGCTGGTTCTCAGGGCAAATGGGAGCCGGTACTGTCGTGCGCTCCGGCGGCACGTCGAACCAATGGTCTGCCGCCACGCAAGGTACCGCCACCGGCGGGCTCTTGAAAGCCGCCTGCGGGAGTTCGTAGCCCCCACTATCGGACGCGGCGCTCCAACACGATCTCCACCGACGCCTCTAGTCGAGTGGCCTTGCTACTGTCCGCCTGCCCCTACTCCACACAGGGCGCGTAGGCCTTGGGGCAGGTCGGATTGAGCCCGCGGGCCGGGCCGTCCTCCGCAGGCAGCCCATTCATAAATTCCAACACCTTGGGGGAGTAGTTCGGGGCACGGGTCCAAAAAATGTAGTTCGCCCGCAGTCGTTCCCTCGCGAACGAGAACAATTCGGGAATGGTCGGCACTCTCCCCTTCCCGTCGTGCTGCGTATTCTCATAGTTGGACTGCATCACCGACGGCGTCAGCGGCACGACTCCGGACAGCGGCGCATAAAAATGATAGACGCCCTTGGGTTTGTTCGGATGGTCGAAGTTCAATCCAGGATCGTCGATGAACACATCGGGCCCGCCCAATGCCGTCCCGATCGTGCGCATCTGGCCCACGAACGACGGCAAAATCTCGCGCGGATAATTCACAAGCTGATACGTCATCGTGTTCGGAAACGCCCCGCGCATGGCCCGCTGCACGCTGAGTAGATGGTCATACTGTCGCTCGAGGTCCCGCGTGGACACCGGGACGAGCGGTTGTCCCATCGCAGTTTCAGGAAGACCGATACCCTCGAAATACGCATGGCCATTGAAGCGCTGTCCCAACTCACGAATGAGCGCAACGAGACGATCACGAACCGCCGGGTTCCAGAGTTTGAGATTATTCCCGCGTGGCACGTCCTTGCCGAAACTACTGAACGGGAAAGCCCCTCCCTCATATTTCTCGGTTGCCATGTAGGATGGCACGGGCAACACCTGAGGCTTGAAGGATTTCAGTTCCAACAGCACAATCAGCCGCTTGTGCTGCGGTGCCAATTCAGCTAACACCCGCTCGATTGCCGTGAAGTCATACCGGCCCTCTTCCGGCTCCAATTCAGGCCACTCATAACGAACCTGCAACCCGCGCAAGGCAGGTGTCGCTTTGAGTTCGCGATACACCTGCGCCATGATTCTCGGGTTGGTCCTCATGAAATTCATCAGCGCATAATAGTGGCCGGGGTGCCACTTCACCGCACCCGGAACCGACGACCCAGCAGGGCCACTCGTTTCTGCCCACCCGCCCGTACAGACCGCGCCGAACATCACGATCGCGAGGCCCATGGCGATGCCATACCGCCGAATGGTCACCGGATATCCGAAGCGACATTTCCAGGCTTGCTGTCCGCCATCGTTCATCGCAACTCCTTCTTTCACACATTGCGCAGCCCGCTGACATCGGAAACGACCATCATGTGGGTGGCCTCTGACGAGGACCGATTCTGGCAGGAAGGCCGTGGTGCCGCCATACCAGGCAGCACGGCTTTGACGTAGTGGAAATGAGGACGGTCGTGCAACGGTCCTATAAGGGATCGGAATCAAATTTGACTTCGCGCGTCCACGACGAGGCTATAGATGAACCAGTAGAGAGGTGAGACGCTGCAATATATACACGGTGGCCGCGACGACGAGGTGAGAGCCGACGCGGAGGCGACACGTACCCTGTGAGGTATGGTCAGCCTCCGCGTGAAGAGAGCATGGACTGAGGAGACTTCCTGCGTAGGCCTACAGCTCCAGCACTTTTTGATAGGCCCGGAGTAAGTCGCCCACGGAGAGCACTCCGATGATCGTGCCGTCTTCCGTGACCGGCAGATGTCGGATGCCTTCTTTTTTCATCAAACTAAGCGCTTCCATCAGCGGCTCACTGTCCTCGATGGTGACCACGGATTTGCTCATGCAGGAGAGCACCGTGGTCGTGTTCGGATCCAATCCCTTGGCGACCGCCTTCCGGCTGAGATCCGTATCCGTGATGATGCCGATATACCGCGATCCGTCGTCGACCAGCAGGGAACCGATCCGCCACTTCTGCAGCAGCCGGCCTGCCTCCTTGATCGACGCACTCTTATGCACGCTCCGGACTTCGGCCGACATGAACTCAGCCACTGTGTGACCGTCGATCCGCTCACCGAGGGTCCGCCGCCAATCCCGACCGGCTCTGGTGGCCTTTCTCAACTCAAGTTGGGCCAGACAACTTTCCAACACCTGCTTCCGTTGATGAAGGCTTTCGCGATCCACGTTGTGCGTGCCGGCCTCCTGCGCTTCCTCCGGCAGGATCGCGGCCTCACCAAGCTTGGCGTACTGAT containing:
- a CDS encoding glycoside hydrolase, which codes for MNDGGQQAWKCRFGYPVTIRRYGIAMGLAIVMFGAVCTGGWAETSGPAGSSVPGAVKWHPGHYYALMNFMRTNPRIMAQVYRELKATPALRGLQVRYEWPELEPEEGRYDFTAIERVLAELAPQHKRLIVLLELKSFKPQVLPVPSYMATEKYEGGAFPFSSFGKDVPRGNNLKLWNPAVRDRLVALIRELGQRFNGHAYFEGIGLPETAMGQPLVPVSTRDLERQYDHLLSVQRAMRGAFPNTMTYQLVNYPREILPSFVGQMRTIGTALGGPDVFIDDPGLNFDHPNKPKGVYHFYAPLSGVVPLTPSVMQSNYENTQHDGKGRVPTIPELFSFARERLRANYIFWTRAPNYSPKVLEFMNGLPAEDGPARGLNPTCPKAYAPCVE
- a CDS encoding type II toxin-antitoxin system RelE/ParE family toxin encodes the protein MQPGHPPHVPEVIPTLHPDLTQLIKSAIRAIAANPECGEPLQRELDGLRKYRVRRFRIVYAVEQKRRVIRLMAVGHRRYVYEELTDQLRRKLRE
- a CDS encoding type 1 glutamine amidotransferase domain-containing protein; the protein is MPKKILVVLTATEKYPNLNRATGIWLGEAVHFVEKVERAGFTVDYVTPSGGYTPIDPHSLAMAEPIDWEWYHNRQFMNRLGATLKPSDVNPGDYAAIYFVGGHGVLWDFPDNADFQQLSRKIYENGGIVSSVCHGAVGLLNITLSDGTLLIKGKQVTGFSDEEERLAQLDQYVPFMTETELKKRGAAYRKAEKPWEAFAIADRRVITGQNPASGGAVADLVIKALKG
- a CDS encoding type II toxin-antitoxin system Phd/YefM family antitoxin, which codes for MTKILSLSEVKTHLPELIAGVQEREEEVIVTKSGRPAAMLINVDEYTRLKETVDVLSDPGLMSQIAESRAFYQTKHKGLSFEDVFGEPLTPVKKRRTG
- a CDS encoding CBS domain-containing protein; amino-acid sequence: MAKRVKSSQEPADLLSRHIEQIQATLVAIQPFLSRRKATASLDGFDEQTEEVLSETFGGASEELEAYQYAKLGEAAILPEEAQEAGTHNVDRESLHQRKQVLESCLAQLELRKATRAGRDWRRTLGERIDGHTVAEFMSAEVRSVHKSASIKEAGRLLQKWRIGSLLVDDGSRYIGIITDTDLSRKAVAKGLDPNTTTVLSCMSKSVVTIEDSEPLMEALSLMKKEGIRHLPVTEDGTIIGVLSVGDLLRAYQKVLEL